Proteins from one Geomonas agri genomic window:
- a CDS encoding universal stress protein produces the protein MELKQILVFMDDPNHSADRLDLALNLAKRHRAGVIGLKVQPHHLLPLRRGLDQDTTEELARLFNEKIAAADVKGEWISADARVLGGVVEAINHYATFADLVVVGQSEHGSSERRTTDFLPEKVVFGSGKPVLIVPYTGKYSSAGDKVLVAWKTGRESSRALTDAVPFLKAASSTHIFEVNPSQGEEADLESLRRYLAAHGVKAEVETSLITELHVGDVLLNRISDEGSDLLVMGAYAELHFGNYVLGDVAKHVLNHMTIPVLMSH, from the coding sequence ATGGAGTTGAAACAGATTCTTGTCTTCATGGATGATCCGAACCATTCCGCCGACCGGCTCGACCTCGCCCTCAACCTCGCCAAGCGGCACCGCGCCGGGGTGATCGGGCTCAAGGTGCAGCCGCACCACCTGCTCCCGCTGCGCCGGGGTCTCGACCAGGACACCACCGAGGAGCTCGCGAGGCTTTTCAATGAGAAGATCGCTGCCGCTGACGTCAAAGGCGAATGGATCAGCGCCGATGCCAGGGTGCTGGGTGGCGTGGTAGAGGCGATCAACCACTACGCCACCTTCGCCGACCTGGTGGTCGTGGGGCAGAGCGAGCACGGGTCCTCCGAGCGCCGCACCACCGACTTCCTCCCCGAAAAGGTGGTCTTCGGCTCCGGTAAGCCGGTGCTGATCGTCCCCTACACCGGCAAGTACAGCAGCGCCGGCGACAAGGTCCTAGTGGCCTGGAAGACCGGGCGGGAATCCTCCCGCGCACTCACCGACGCGGTTCCCTTCCTGAAGGCCGCCTCGTCTACCCACATCTTCGAGGTGAACCCGAGCCAGGGCGAGGAAGCGGACCTGGAGAGCCTGCGCCGGTACCTCGCCGCGCACGGCGTCAAGGCCGAGGTCGAGACCAGCCTGATCACCGAGCTGCACGTGGGCGACGTGCTGTTGAACCGCATTTCGGACGAGGGGAGCGATCTCCTGGTGATGGGCGCTTATGCCGAACTGCACTTCGGCAACTACGTGCTCGGCGACGTGGCCAAACACGTGCTGAACCACATGACCATCCCGGTCCTCATGTCGCACTGA
- a CDS encoding NAD-glutamate dehydrogenase domain-containing protein — MCAAETNVLAAVDRLIGANEGCTRDNLAWLQAQMDSYFFITMQEEAEAVHALAVGLRTLAHNQKLTVADRAKTLILARLNQPGSLYDTLRTLQERDISYAEFTHSSGLVPGLEQGLEVQRFDFDRKEHGEIANAPAVVIPPAIREGIAQALQSRYPLFDMNQLDPLLRLLWLNNEQYVRISPPNRVAQILWVFQEGNRQGGIFLDVEQTEDLGPDAETRVLFAVGNPPQNDFLLQTMEVFNRLDFGVKRAYCLTISNGVHPYFLGTFYVRKRGEQTQLSKGSELFDRLQMELYNTQILSTASMTYRRFVTTQVMTGEEASLVNAFIAFCHTNLAHHHPDPFSHEEVRLAFHSHPDIALQLAKLFRTRFQPGLSLREEFYKKTLEETVRFIESYNTGHRYIDDLRRSIFRCAIAFIRNTLKTNFYVREKHALAFRLDPAYLAELAPEFTADLPPELPFRITFFFGRYGCGYHIGFSDIARGGWRTIITKNRDDYVTSASTLFREVYVLAHTQHLKNKDIYEGGSKMVVVLDAARLEAHDLSTQRLYKLQFGFINAFLDIFVTDGGRARDPRVVDYYGEDEPIEIGPDENMHDVMIEMIARQSLKRGYLLGIGLISSKRVGINHKEYGVTSTGVMQFAETTMRELGVDIRRDRFSVKLTGGPSGDVAGNALRIMLERSPQACIKLILDGSGAIFDPEGMDHEELSRIVLKEDLDAFNPARLHPGGFILYRNQRRTDGLRELFKRAVSTGLGVEEQWVTTDQFHREFGNLLFSVPTDLFIPAGGRPETIDAENWARFFREDGTPTTRAIVEGANSFITPEARTQMQRRGIVIMRDASANKCGVISSSYEIIANLMLSEEEFLQHKERYVGDVLRILEQRARDEAQLIFRRHREAGSSFTYTEISEAISHEINGHYARLFSFFQRNPELCDEPVFQQAILAHLPAMLREPEYRTRLDRLPAKCRYAILAAEIASSLVYRGDQEADFKEMIKGHLLRNFAALDKALPTASQLPATEQVTRVYQGGAT; from the coding sequence ATGTGCGCCGCCGAGACGAATGTGCTTGCCGCCGTTGACCGCCTGATCGGGGCCAACGAGGGGTGCACCAGGGACAACCTCGCCTGGCTCCAGGCGCAGATGGACTCCTACTTCTTCATCACCATGCAGGAGGAGGCCGAGGCGGTGCACGCCCTGGCGGTGGGCTTGCGGACTCTCGCCCACAACCAGAAGCTCACCGTGGCGGACCGGGCCAAGACGCTGATCCTCGCCCGCCTGAACCAGCCCGGCTCCCTGTACGACACCCTGCGTACCCTGCAGGAGCGCGACATCTCCTACGCCGAGTTCACCCACTCCAGCGGCCTGGTTCCGGGGCTGGAGCAGGGGCTCGAGGTACAGCGTTTCGACTTCGACCGCAAAGAGCACGGCGAGATCGCCAATGCCCCGGCGGTGGTCATCCCCCCCGCCATCAGGGAGGGGATCGCCCAGGCGCTGCAAAGCCGCTACCCGCTGTTCGATATGAACCAGCTCGATCCGCTGCTGCGGCTACTCTGGCTCAACAACGAACAGTACGTGCGCATCTCCCCCCCGAACCGGGTGGCCCAGATCCTCTGGGTCTTCCAGGAAGGGAACCGCCAGGGGGGGATCTTCCTCGACGTCGAGCAGACCGAGGACTTGGGCCCCGACGCGGAAACCCGGGTTCTCTTCGCGGTCGGCAACCCGCCCCAGAACGACTTCCTGCTGCAGACCATGGAGGTCTTCAACCGGCTTGACTTCGGGGTCAAGCGCGCCTACTGCCTCACCATCTCCAACGGCGTGCACCCCTACTTCCTCGGGACCTTCTACGTCCGGAAACGCGGCGAGCAGACGCAGCTCTCCAAGGGGAGCGAGCTCTTCGACCGGCTGCAGATGGAGCTCTACAACACCCAGATCCTCTCCACCGCCTCCATGACCTACCGCAGGTTCGTCACCACCCAGGTGATGACCGGCGAGGAGGCGAGCCTCGTCAACGCCTTCATCGCCTTCTGCCACACCAACCTGGCCCATCACCACCCCGACCCCTTCAGCCACGAAGAGGTGCGGCTCGCGTTCCACTCCCACCCGGACATCGCCCTGCAGCTCGCCAAGCTGTTCCGGACCCGGTTCCAGCCGGGGCTCTCCCTGCGCGAGGAGTTCTACAAGAAGACCCTGGAGGAGACGGTTCGTTTCATCGAGTCGTACAACACGGGCCACCGCTACATCGACGACCTGCGCCGCTCCATCTTCCGCTGCGCCATCGCCTTCATCCGCAACACGCTGAAGACCAACTTCTACGTACGTGAGAAGCACGCGCTCGCCTTCCGGCTCGACCCGGCCTATCTCGCCGAGCTGGCGCCTGAGTTCACCGCCGACCTGCCGCCGGAACTCCCGTTCCGGATCACCTTCTTTTTCGGGCGCTACGGCTGCGGCTACCACATCGGCTTCTCGGACATCGCCCGGGGCGGCTGGCGCACCATCATCACCAAGAACCGCGACGATTACGTCACCTCGGCGAGCACGCTGTTCCGCGAGGTTTACGTGCTGGCCCACACCCAGCACCTGAAGAACAAGGACATCTACGAGGGCGGCTCCAAGATGGTGGTGGTGCTGGACGCCGCGCGCCTGGAGGCCCACGACCTCTCCACGCAGCGCCTGTACAAGCTGCAGTTCGGCTTCATCAACGCCTTCCTGGACATCTTCGTCACCGACGGCGGCCGGGCCCGCGACCCGCGCGTGGTCGACTACTACGGCGAGGACGAGCCGATCGAGATCGGTCCCGACGAGAACATGCACGACGTGATGATCGAGATGATCGCGCGCCAGTCGCTGAAACGGGGCTACCTGCTCGGCATCGGTCTCATCTCCAGTAAAAGGGTGGGGATCAACCACAAGGAGTACGGCGTCACCTCCACCGGCGTGATGCAGTTCGCCGAGACCACCATGCGCGAGCTGGGCGTCGACATCCGGCGCGACCGCTTCAGCGTGAAACTGACCGGCGGCCCCTCCGGCGACGTGGCGGGCAACGCGCTGCGCATCATGCTGGAGCGCTCCCCGCAGGCCTGCATCAAGCTGATCCTCGACGGCAGCGGCGCCATCTTCGACCCGGAGGGGATGGACCACGAGGAGCTGTCCCGCATCGTCCTCAAGGAGGACCTGGATGCCTTCAACCCCGCGCGCCTGCACCCGGGCGGGTTCATCCTGTACCGCAACCAGCGCCGCACCGACGGCCTGCGCGAGCTCTTCAAGCGCGCCGTGAGCACCGGCCTCGGCGTCGAGGAGCAGTGGGTCACCACGGACCAGTTCCACCGCGAGTTCGGCAACCTCCTCTTCTCGGTCCCCACCGACCTCTTCATCCCGGCCGGCGGCCGCCCGGAAACCATCGACGCCGAGAACTGGGCCCGCTTCTTCCGCGAGGACGGCACTCCCACCACCCGCGCCATCGTGGAAGGGGCCAACTCCTTCATCACGCCGGAGGCGCGAACCCAGATGCAGCGCCGCGGCATCGTCATCATGCGCGACGCCTCCGCCAACAAGTGCGGCGTCATCTCCTCGTCCTACGAGATCATCGCCAACCTGATGCTCTCCGAAGAGGAGTTCCTGCAGCACAAGGAACGCTACGTGGGCGACGTGCTGAGGATCCTGGAGCAGCGCGCCCGTGACGAAGCGCAGCTCATCTTCCGGCGCCACCGCGAGGCGGGGAGCAGCTTCACCTACACCGAGATCTCGGAGGCGATCAGCCACGAAATCAACGGGCACTACGCGCGGCTCTTCTCCTTCTTCCAGAGAAACCCGGAGCTGTGCGACGAGCCGGTGTTCCAGCAGGCCATCCTGGCACACCTCCCCGCCATGCTACGCGAGCCCGAGTACCGGACCCGGCTGGACCGCCTGCCCGCCAAGTGCCGCTACGCCATCCTGGCCGCCGAGATCGCCTCGTCGCTGGTCTACCGCGGCGACCAGGAGGCCGACTTCAAGGAGATGATCAAGGGGCACCTCTTGCGCAATTTCGCCGCCTTGGACAAGGCTTTACCGACGGCATCCCAACTGCCAGCAACCGAGCAAGTCACCCGCGTTTATCAAGGAGGCGCAACCTGA